One window of the Natrinema sp. CBA1119 genome contains the following:
- a CDS encoding P-loop NTPase translates to MIAIAGAKGGCGKTVTTIGLAEAVGRRGTTSIAIDADCQLPNLHVAGGVDRTPTLAALESDADVESVVQRSPRTSNVGLLSAPKSSNEVNFEVALDRLESDAVRTFVDCPSGAGIDVVEPLSAAEGVIVVTTDSERSISAAETTIEMARRLEVPIVGTVVNRCESVPKTVRSWTDVPVLGRVPDGTAPLTDEATRAAYDEIAATIATRTAMDGSAPPYDDDLLRTGYDPLDRAFGGGLEPGSMVAVVAAPASRSERFLSEATAVRGTLYLSTERSSANVQRALESVPTATGNPTVRRLSDENGLAEARSMADKLPASSTLVVDPVNALERDGRDEYVSFLDDLKEQLVETGSIGLLHCLKGHTIPSNRTVTTHAADAVFEITAVTPETGANVEHYLSVPKYRADGATTEAIELEFGEETVAPTSDAF, encoded by the coding sequence ATGATCGCTATCGCCGGCGCGAAGGGCGGCTGTGGAAAGACGGTAACGACGATTGGGCTCGCGGAGGCCGTCGGGAGACGTGGAACGACATCGATCGCGATCGACGCCGATTGCCAACTGCCGAACTTGCACGTTGCGGGCGGCGTTGATCGGACGCCGACGCTCGCCGCACTCGAGTCCGACGCCGACGTCGAATCGGTCGTCCAACGGAGTCCCCGAACGTCGAACGTCGGGCTGTTGTCGGCCCCCAAATCGTCGAACGAGGTGAACTTCGAGGTGGCGCTCGACCGCCTCGAGTCCGACGCCGTCCGAACCTTCGTGGACTGTCCGTCGGGGGCGGGGATCGATGTCGTCGAACCGCTCTCGGCAGCCGAGGGAGTGATCGTCGTCACGACTGATAGCGAGCGCAGCATCTCCGCCGCGGAAACGACGATCGAGATGGCCCGCCGACTCGAGGTGCCGATTGTCGGAACGGTGGTAAACAGATGCGAGAGCGTCCCGAAGACGGTCAGGTCGTGGACCGACGTGCCGGTTCTAGGCCGGGTGCCCGACGGAACGGCACCGCTGACGGACGAGGCGACTCGAGCGGCCTACGACGAGATCGCGGCGACGATAGCGACGAGAACCGCGATGGATGGATCGGCTCCTCCGTACGACGACGATCTGCTGCGGACCGGGTACGATCCACTCGATCGGGCGTTCGGTGGCGGGCTGGAACCGGGATCCATGGTCGCGGTCGTGGCGGCCCCGGCCAGTCGCTCCGAACGGTTTCTCTCCGAGGCGACTGCCGTCCGCGGCACGCTCTATCTGTCGACTGAACGGTCGTCGGCCAACGTTCAGCGAGCGCTCGAGTCCGTTCCGACGGCGACGGGAAATCCGACGGTCCGCCGCCTCAGTGATGAGAACGGGCTCGCTGAGGCGAGATCGATGGCCGATAAACTCCCGGCGTCGTCCACGCTGGTCGTCGATCCCGTGAACGCGCTCGAGCGGGACGGTCGTGACGAGTACGTGTCGTTTCTCGACGACCTCAAGGAGCAACTGGTCGAAACCGGGAGCATCGGCCTGTTACACTGTCTAAAGGGTCACACGATTCCGTCGAATCGAACAGTGACGACGCACGCAGCCGATGCGGTCTTCGAGATAACGGCGGTCACGCCCGAGACAGGGGCGAACGTCGAACACTATCTGTCGGTTCCGAAGTATAGAGCCGACGGGGCGACCACGGAAGCGATCGAACTCGAGTTCGGAGAGGAGACGGTCGCCCCGACTAGTGACGCGTTCTGA
- a CDS encoding cellulose synthase operon protein YhjQ/BcsQ: MIVAVSGGKGGVGKSTIALNLGRELDAVVVDGDLTTADLPRGHGPNLHDVLAGRADPLEAIDRRDAVRVLPCGRTLAGARAVDLTAFARVIDRIEREFGRVLVDCPAGLARDVGQQLACAQLTVLVTTPTEPALTDALRTKRLALDLETPVAAVVLNRADTAAIDRIGDRVERYFGAPAIGLEELPAVADAQAHRRPVRDVHPDCSAVDAVQTVAQRIERCEKRLTDRIGVR, from the coding sequence ATGATCGTCGCCGTCAGCGGCGGCAAAGGCGGCGTCGGTAAATCGACGATCGCGTTGAACCTCGGTCGCGAGCTGGACGCGGTCGTCGTCGACGGCGACCTCACGACCGCCGACCTCCCACGCGGTCACGGCCCGAACCTCCACGATGTGCTCGCCGGTCGCGCCGACCCGCTCGAGGCGATCGACCGCCGCGATGCGGTGCGCGTCCTTCCGTGCGGGCGAACCCTCGCCGGCGCTCGCGCTGTGGACCTGACCGCGTTCGCGCGAGTGATCGACCGGATCGAACGCGAGTTCGGTCGCGTCCTCGTCGACTGTCCCGCCGGGCTGGCGCGTGACGTGGGCCAACAACTCGCATGCGCCCAGCTGACCGTCCTCGTGACGACGCCGACCGAGCCGGCCCTGACCGATGCGCTCCGGACGAAGCGGCTCGCCCTCGATCTCGAGACGCCGGTCGCAGCCGTCGTCCTCAACAGGGCTGACACTGCGGCCATCGATCGGATCGGTGACCGCGTCGAGCGGTACTTCGGCGCGCCGGCGATCGGGCTCGAGGAACTGCCGGCGGTCGCCGACGCGCAGGCCCACCGGCGTCCCGTTCGCGACGTCCATCCCGACTGTTCGGCCGTCGACGCCGTTCAGACGGTCGCCCAGCGGATCGAACGCTGCGAGAAACGGCTGACCGATCGAATCGGTGTCCGCTGA
- a CDS encoding protein sorting system archaetidylserine decarboxylase, which yields MKFAPGAWKYAIVPLLAAPFALLISVTASLVALAAGAGTLAFFRDPERSPPPTGVVSPADGNVSVLREEGDRVRLGIFMNVWHVHVVRSPFTGRVTDVEHVSGANRPAFSKESDRNERVHVRLETDSPNLPSDAGDDGAAAIADDGGEPVGDDRGESATDDPNAHPDEPAHDADVTLIAGAFARRIHPYAERGDDLERGERIGHIAFGSRVDLLFPPAVDLEDVTVDIGDSMTAGESVVLESSAGTLAGEFDLET from the coding sequence ATGAAATTCGCGCCGGGGGCCTGGAAGTACGCCATCGTTCCACTGCTCGCCGCCCCGTTTGCACTTCTCATTAGCGTGACGGCGAGCCTCGTCGCGCTCGCGGCCGGTGCCGGGACCCTCGCGTTCTTTCGCGATCCCGAGCGCTCCCCGCCGCCGACGGGCGTCGTCTCGCCGGCCGACGGGAACGTCTCCGTTCTCCGCGAGGAAGGCGACCGAGTTCGGCTGGGCATCTTCATGAACGTCTGGCACGTCCACGTCGTCCGTTCTCCCTTCACGGGCCGAGTCACCGACGTCGAACACGTCTCCGGGGCGAACCGCCCGGCCTTCTCGAAGGAGTCCGACCGAAACGAGCGCGTCCACGTCCGCCTCGAGACCGACTCCCCAAACCTGCCGTCCGACGCGGGCGACGACGGGGCCGCAGCGATCGCGGACGACGGCGGGGAGCCCGTCGGAGACGACCGCGGAGAATCGGCCACCGACGACCCAAATGCACACCCTGACGAACCCGCCCACGACGCCGACGTCACGCTCATCGCCGGCGCGTTCGCCCGCCGCATCCACCCCTACGCCGAGCGCGGCGACGACCTCGAGCGAGGCGAACGGATCGGTCACATCGCCTTCGGCAGCCGCGTCGACCTGCTCTTTCCGCCGGCGGTCGACCTCGAGGACGTCACCGTCGATATCGGGGACTCGATGACCGCCGGAGAGAGCGTCGTGCTCGAGTCGTCGGCCGGCACCCTGGCTGGCGAGTTCGACCTCGAGACCTGA
- a CDS encoding PAS domain S-box protein, whose protein sequence is MDSGPSNDPSAAADESETGSFPDRMAGLLEAADIARFRATPSGTIVDGNDAFTRLTGYARTELDERPFDALFDDGTSLESLVSELDEGSTSPTSTPVSIRTKTGSVPCTVHLDRRPRDDADQEPTIDGIVRRRRAPARSAAAASDSDLTYGRTFEALANALPDGIIVLDTDSDIQYANPAVERILGHDPDELVGSSKVEIIPERLRQTHLSALQRYLETGERNINWTYVELPGQHADGREVPLGVSLNDFTFDGDRYFVGLFRDISPRKEAERTLTEKVVQLESVSYLGRHALENPDVDDMLEKATELVASALDAEYAIVFEHDADGPDGEVLRLRAGTGLGVVEDETTPAADSIAAAALTDDGPIVIEDLESDPRFDGPSLVPDRDVRSGITVAIGPKSDPWGVLDVYDTDRREFADHDVDFLESVATIIATAIERQGYERRLNETVSELEASNERLEQFAYAASHDLQEPLRMVSSYLQLIERRYADELDADGREFIDYAVDGANRMSEMIDGLLEYSRIDSQGDPFEPVDLDAVLEDVLTDLQMMVERSDAEIAAEPLPKVQGDPHQLRQLFQNLLSNAIEYSGDEPPREDITAERSGGTWEISVRDEGIGIDPDERDRVFRVFQRLHSREEYEGTGIGLALCRRIVERHGGEIWVDAEPGEGSTFTVTIPVNGSR, encoded by the coding sequence ATGGATTCCGGCCCGTCAAATGATCCGTCCGCGGCTGCGGACGAGTCCGAAACCGGTTCGTTCCCCGACCGGATGGCGGGGCTACTCGAGGCGGCGGACATCGCCCGTTTTCGAGCGACGCCATCCGGGACGATCGTCGATGGTAACGACGCGTTCACGCGGCTGACGGGCTACGCGCGGACCGAACTCGACGAGCGGCCGTTCGACGCCCTTTTCGACGACGGAACGTCCCTCGAGTCACTCGTTTCGGAGCTCGACGAAGGGAGTACGTCGCCGACGTCGACGCCGGTTTCGATTCGAACGAAGACGGGGAGCGTCCCCTGTACGGTCCACCTCGATCGACGGCCGCGAGACGACGCCGATCAGGAACCGACGATCGACGGAATTGTCCGCCGACGGCGCGCCCCCGCTCGCTCGGCGGCGGCGGCGTCCGACTCCGATCTCACGTACGGCCGAACCTTCGAGGCGCTGGCGAACGCGCTCCCAGACGGCATCATCGTCCTCGATACGGACAGCGACATCCAGTACGCCAACCCGGCCGTCGAACGCATTCTCGGCCACGATCCCGACGAACTCGTCGGCTCGAGCAAGGTCGAGATTATCCCAGAGAGACTGCGCCAGACCCACCTCTCCGCGCTCCAGCGCTACCTCGAGACCGGCGAGCGAAACATCAACTGGACCTACGTCGAGCTGCCGGGCCAGCACGCGGACGGCCGCGAGGTCCCCCTCGGGGTCTCGCTCAACGATTTCACCTTCGACGGCGACCGCTACTTCGTCGGCCTCTTTCGGGACATATCGCCGCGCAAAGAGGCCGAACGGACCCTGACGGAGAAGGTGGTCCAACTCGAGTCGGTTTCGTATCTCGGCCGACACGCCCTCGAGAATCCGGACGTCGACGACATGCTCGAGAAAGCGACCGAACTGGTCGCGTCGGCACTCGACGCGGAGTACGCGATCGTCTTCGAACACGACGCGGACGGCCCCGACGGCGAGGTGCTTCGGCTCCGGGCCGGTACCGGCCTCGGTGTCGTCGAGGACGAGACGACGCCCGCGGCGGATTCGATCGCCGCCGCCGCACTGACAGATGACGGCCCCATCGTGATCGAGGACCTCGAGAGCGACCCGCGGTTCGACGGTCCGTCACTGGTGCCCGACCGCGACGTCCGGAGCGGGATCACCGTCGCTATCGGGCCCAAGAGCGATCCGTGGGGCGTCCTCGACGTCTACGACACCGATCGTCGGGAGTTCGCCGACCACGACGTCGACTTCCTCGAGAGCGTCGCCACGATCATCGCGACGGCGATCGAGCGCCAGGGGTACGAGCGACGCCTCAACGAGACGGTTTCGGAACTCGAGGCGTCGAACGAGCGGCTCGAGCAGTTCGCCTACGCCGCCTCCCACGATCTGCAAGAACCCTTGCGGATGGTCTCGAGCTACCTCCAGTTGATCGAGCGCCGGTACGCCGACGAACTCGACGCGGACGGTCGCGAGTTCATCGACTACGCGGTCGACGGCGCAAACCGCATGAGCGAGATGATCGACGGCCTGCTCGAGTACTCCCGGATCGACTCGCAGGGCGACCCCTTCGAACCCGTCGATCTCGACGCCGTGCTCGAGGATGTCCTGACGGATCTGCAGATGATGGTCGAGCGATCCGACGCCGAGATCGCCGCCGAGCCGTTACCCAAGGTCCAGGGCGACCCACATCAGCTCCGCCAACTGTTCCAGAACCTGCTCTCGAACGCGATCGAGTACAGTGGCGACGAACCGCCGCGGGAGGATATCACCGCCGAGCGGAGCGGCGGAACGTGGGAGATTTCGGTCCGCGACGAGGGGATCGGCATCGATCCCGACGAGCGGGATCGCGTGTTCCGGGTATTCCAGCGACTCCACAGTCGCGAGGAGTACGAGGGGACGGGAATCGGACTCGCGCTCTGTCGCCGCATCGTCGAGCGCCACGGCGGGGAGATCTGGGTTGACGCCGAACCCGGCGAGGGCTCGACGTTCACCGTCACGATTCCCGTCAACGGATCGCGGTAG
- a CDS encoding DEAD/DEAH box helicase, giving the protein MTDGDVAAFTHLGATVRGALSERGFSQPTAPQRLAIPPLSAGENTLVIAPTGSGKTETAMLPVFDHLVADDGEPSTPRRSSSESPADGGPSEGFGVLYITPLRALNRDMRERLEWWGDYLGLEVDVRHGDTTQYQRGKQAEEPPDVLITTPETVQAMLTGKRLREALADVSHVVIDEVHELAASKRGAQLAIGLERLRDLAGPFQRIGLSATVGDPGEVGQFLTGGRPCEIREIDVGSNVDVTVREPAVTEEDERLAGELMTEADTASHVRLIRDLVEDHESTLIFVNTRQTAEALGSRFKELDLPIGVHHGSLSKEARIDVEDRFKAGGIDGLLCTSSMELGIDVGQVDHVIQYKSPRQVTRLLQRIGRAGHRQDEVSSGTIVTTRPDDTFEALSIARRARDGEVEPAAIHEGSLDVVANQLPAIVQSRGDTYVDDAVETVTRSYPFRTVPAETIREIISELHRNRILWFDEAEDRIETTGGTWQYVYANLSMIPDEETYEVHDIASGGQIGTLDERFVVNFAQPGEVFIQRGEMWRIAEIDDEEARVKVSPIEDPAGEVPSWIGQEIPVPAAVAGEVGEIRAVAEPQLESGADAAAVGRELAHRYPADEYTLTEACAQLEAQIDADAPMPTADRLVLERQGRTIVLNAPFGHTANETLGRILSALLGQRAGSSVGLETDPYRIELEVPNSIATSDVLAVLEETDPDHVEAIVELGLKRSDALAFRLAQVSAKFGALKRWQNQGSGRISNDRLLAALEDTPMYEEAIREVFHEDLDIERASSVLERVQSGDLELVTHRGRTPVGLGGRSSGGKELLAPENADASVIKTVKERIQDDRVILLCTHCTEWKVKTKVKRVPDQPECPECGSTRIASLNPWADEVVQAVRSQEKDDEQREMTERAFRAAGLVQSHGKQAVIAMAARGVGPHNAAQIINKLREDEAEFYRDILSKEREYARTQAFWD; this is encoded by the coding sequence ATGACTGACGGGGACGTCGCGGCGTTTACGCACCTCGGGGCGACGGTTCGGGGAGCGCTCTCCGAACGCGGTTTCTCGCAGCCGACGGCGCCACAGCGACTGGCGATTCCGCCGCTGTCGGCCGGCGAGAACACGCTCGTGATCGCGCCCACCGGAAGCGGCAAGACCGAGACGGCGATGTTGCCCGTCTTCGACCATCTGGTTGCGGACGACGGTGAGCCGAGCACACCGAGGCGATCCTCGTCGGAGAGTCCCGCCGACGGCGGTCCATCGGAGGGGTTCGGCGTACTCTATATTACCCCGCTACGGGCGCTCAACCGCGACATGCGCGAGCGACTCGAGTGGTGGGGCGACTACCTCGGTCTCGAGGTCGACGTTCGCCACGGCGACACGACCCAGTACCAGCGGGGGAAACAGGCCGAGGAGCCCCCGGACGTGCTGATCACGACGCCCGAAACCGTGCAAGCGATGCTCACCGGCAAGCGGCTGCGGGAGGCGCTCGCGGACGTCTCTCACGTCGTGATCGACGAAGTGCACGAACTCGCCGCCTCGAAGCGGGGCGCGCAGTTAGCGATCGGCCTCGAGCGACTCCGGGACCTCGCTGGCCCGTTCCAGCGGATCGGCCTCTCGGCGACCGTCGGCGATCCGGGCGAGGTCGGCCAGTTCCTCACGGGCGGTCGCCCCTGCGAGATTCGCGAGATCGACGTCGGGAGCAACGTCGACGTGACGGTCCGCGAGCCCGCGGTGACCGAAGAGGACGAACGGCTGGCCGGCGAACTCATGACCGAGGCTGACACGGCCAGTCACGTCCGGCTGATCCGTGACCTGGTCGAGGACCACGAATCGACGCTCATTTTCGTCAACACTCGCCAGACCGCCGAAGCGCTGGGTTCGCGATTCAAGGAACTCGACCTGCCGATCGGCGTCCACCACGGCTCGCTCTCGAAGGAGGCGCGGATCGACGTCGAGGACCGGTTCAAGGCCGGCGGGATCGACGGGCTGTTGTGTACATCTTCGATGGAGCTCGGCATCGACGTGGGGCAGGTCGATCACGTGATCCAGTACAAGAGCCCCCGACAGGTCACCCGCCTCCTCCAGCGAATCGGTCGCGCGGGTCACCGACAGGACGAGGTCTCGAGCGGCACGATCGTCACGACGCGGCCCGACGACACGTTCGAAGCGCTTTCGATCGCTCGCCGGGCCCGCGACGGCGAGGTCGAGCCGGCGGCGATCCACGAGGGGAGCCTGGACGTGGTCGCGAATCAGCTGCCGGCGATCGTCCAGAGCCGCGGCGACACGTACGTCGACGACGCCGTCGAGACGGTCACGCGGTCGTATCCCTTCCGGACCGTCCCAGCGGAGACGATCCGCGAGATCATTTCTGAACTCCACCGGAATCGAATTCTCTGGTTCGACGAGGCCGAGGATCGCATCGAGACCACCGGCGGCACCTGGCAGTACGTTTACGCCAATCTCTCGATGATCCCGGACGAGGAAACCTACGAGGTCCACGACATCGCCTCTGGGGGCCAGATCGGGACCTTAGACGAGCGCTTCGTCGTCAACTTCGCTCAGCCCGGCGAGGTGTTCATCCAGCGCGGCGAGATGTGGCGGATCGCCGAGATCGACGACGAGGAGGCTCGAGTCAAGGTCAGCCCGATCGAGGACCCCGCCGGTGAGGTCCCCTCGTGGATCGGCCAGGAAATCCCCGTCCCCGCCGCGGTCGCGGGCGAGGTCGGCGAAATTCGCGCAGTCGCGGAACCACAACTCGAAAGCGGTGCCGACGCCGCCGCGGTCGGCCGCGAACTCGCTCACCGCTATCCCGCCGACGAGTACACCCTGACCGAGGCCTGCGCGCAACTCGAGGCCCAGATCGACGCCGACGCGCCGATGCCGACGGCGGATCGACTGGTCCTCGAGCGACAGGGTCGAACGATCGTACTCAACGCCCCCTTCGGCCACACGGCGAACGAGACGCTCGGTCGGATTCTCTCTGCGCTGCTGGGACAGCGCGCGGGGTCCTCGGTCGGCCTCGAGACCGATCCCTACCGGATCGAACTCGAGGTGCCGAACTCGATCGCGACGAGCGACGTGCTCGCGGTGCTCGAGGAGACCGATCCCGACCACGTCGAGGCGATCGTCGAACTCGGGCTCAAGCGCTCCGACGCGCTGGCCTTTCGGCTCGCGCAGGTCTCCGCGAAGTTCGGCGCGCTCAAGCGCTGGCAGAATCAGGGATCGGGTCGCATCTCGAACGACCGCTTGCTCGCCGCGCTCGAGGACACGCCGATGTACGAGGAGGCGATTCGAGAGGTGTTCCACGAGGACCTCGACATCGAACGCGCGAGTTCGGTGCTCGAGCGGGTCCAGTCGGGGGACCTCGAACTGGTGACCCACCGCGGGCGCACGCCGGTCGGACTGGGCGGTCGTTCGTCGGGCGGCAAGGAACTCCTCGCACCCGAAAACGCCGACGCGAGCGTCATCAAGACGGTCAAGGAGCGAATTCAGGACGATCGCGTCATCCTGCTGTGTACCCACTGCACCGAGTGGAAGGTGAAAACGAAAGTCAAGCGAGTGCCCGACCAGCCCGAGTGTCCCGAGTGCGGGTCGACGCGGATCGCCTCCCTGAACCCGTGGGCCGACGAGGTCGTGCAAGCGGTCCGGTCGCAGGAAAAAGACGACGAGCAACGAGAGATGACCGAACGCGCGTTCCGGGCCGCAGGCCTCGTCCAGAGCCACGGCAAGCAAGCTGTCATCGCGATGGCCGCACGCGGCGTCGGACCGCACAACGCCGCCCAGATCATCAACAAACTCCGCGAGGACGAGGCCGAGTTCTATCGGGACATTCTCTCGAAGGAGCGCGAATACGCACGGACGCAGGCGTTCTGGGACTGA
- a CDS encoding ABC transporter permease produces MSVGGAIVRTRAVIGLALAQLRRSPGRTVLTVLAVTLAVLSVTVLASLGVGVVEKGEQGLDSADRDIWISRSPVDPAASGTENPISGAHGTAAQLTARDDIASASPIAMYDVYLGTDPSDLQRRPAVGVQETHDGFDFEAGQGFEVDEETAASPPPDEPQRDEIILDPRVADELGVSVGDTIYVGTSRHTAETNELTVIGISGYYSQYLGSPAVTVPLGDLQAIAGTSGTDRATYLTADVVDDADRDAVAADLGEAYPEYDVRTSDNQVQSMLEERTMVLASGATLVGLAVLGGIVLTANLFALVAHQQREELAALRAIGLSRRLLAGTIGTQGLVIGLLGGLLAVAVTPLAVIGLNRFSASVLGFERLLRTPPEIYAGGFALALGAGTIVAIVAGWRAGRYARIEHLQA; encoded by the coding sequence ATGAGCGTCGGCGGTGCAATCGTTCGAACGCGAGCCGTCATCGGACTCGCGCTCGCCCAACTTCGGCGCTCGCCCGGTCGGACCGTCCTCACCGTGCTCGCGGTCACCCTGGCCGTCCTCTCGGTGACCGTCCTCGCGAGCCTCGGCGTGGGCGTCGTCGAGAAGGGAGAGCAGGGACTGGACAGCGCCGATCGGGACATCTGGATCTCTCGCTCTCCGGTCGATCCGGCGGCCAGCGGGACGGAGAACCCGATCTCCGGCGCTCACGGCACGGCGGCTCAGCTCACCGCGCGGGACGATATCGCCTCGGCCTCTCCGATCGCGATGTACGACGTCTACCTCGGAACGGACCCGTCAGACCTCCAGCGCAGACCCGCGGTCGGCGTCCAGGAGACCCACGACGGCTTCGACTTCGAGGCGGGCCAGGGGTTCGAGGTCGACGAGGAGACCGCCGCCAGCCCCCCGCCCGACGAGCCCCAACGCGACGAGATCATCCTCGATCCACGGGTCGCCGATGAACTGGGCGTCTCGGTCGGCGACACGATCTACGTCGGGACCAGCCGACACACGGCGGAGACGAACGAGCTCACCGTTATCGGGATCTCGGGCTACTACTCGCAGTACCTCGGCTCGCCGGCAGTGACGGTCCCGCTGGGCGACCTGCAGGCCATCGCCGGCACGTCGGGGACCGATCGGGCGACGTACCTCACCGCCGACGTGGTGGACGACGCCGACCGCGACGCCGTCGCGGCCGACCTCGGCGAGGCGTATCCCGAGTACGACGTTCGGACCAGCGACAATCAGGTACAGTCGATGCTCGAGGAGCGCACGATGGTGCTCGCGAGCGGCGCGACGCTGGTCGGGCTCGCCGTCCTCGGCGGGATCGTCCTGACGGCCAACCTGTTCGCGCTCGTGGCCCACCAGCAGCGCGAGGAACTGGCGGCGCTTCGCGCGATCGGCCTCTCTCGCCGGCTGCTCGCCGGCACGATCGGCACGCAGGGACTCGTCATCGGCCTGCTCGGCGGCCTGCTCGCCGTCGCGGTGACGCCGCTGGCCGTGATCGGGTTGAACCGATTCTCGGCGTCGGTACTCGGTTTCGAGCGACTCCTCCGGACGCCGCCCGAGATCTACGCCGGCGGGTTCGCGCTCGCGCTCGGTGCCGGAACGATCGTCGCGATCGTCGCCGGCTGGCGCGCCGGCCGTTACGCCCGAATCGAACATCTCCAGGCCTGA
- a CDS encoding ABC transporter permease → MSDETDELPEGVETRRRTRWSGLVGLTLTRWRQRATGTTAGRIASTVGAVALTIAFLLVVTGIALALADGGATSRDDADVRITPTEGSTLSSVDGVEGPRLGATNERADTIRSHDGVEHASPVLVETARLESTDGDPRTVRLVGVVPDGESRTVAGLLTDRLESGDSHYANGSYDGPRNGEIVLSRTAADRLGASDGDELAVSRGPMRSNETAVTVTVAAVGDGGGGEGGEGGAPVALAHASELQSLSGAADGQLADRVLVWGETDAAQSAATGAYPDASVEVAGTADPTALFEDGLAFATSVIALIVGVTICASFVATTMGMTVDEDRRTLAVLESIGVPTRGRLAVVAISTGITTFVGSLAGIALGAGGIMGVNAIASATIAPGAVAQFHPLFVPYAIAVALLSGLVAVPYPLAVAARTSVLSEVGR, encoded by the coding sequence ATGTCCGATGAGACCGACGAGTTACCCGAGGGCGTCGAGACGCGGCGACGAACGCGGTGGTCGGGCCTCGTCGGACTGACGCTCACGAGGTGGCGCCAGCGGGCGACGGGAACGACGGCGGGCCGGATCGCGTCGACCGTCGGTGCCGTCGCACTGACGATCGCGTTCCTGCTCGTCGTGACGGGCATCGCGCTGGCGCTGGCCGACGGCGGCGCGACGAGCAGGGACGACGCGGACGTCCGTATTACGCCGACCGAGGGGAGCACGCTCTCGTCCGTCGACGGGGTCGAAGGCCCCCGACTCGGAGCGACGAACGAACGGGCCGACACGATCCGCTCGCACGACGGCGTCGAGCACGCGTCGCCGGTGCTCGTCGAGACGGCCCGACTCGAGTCGACCGACGGAGACCCGCGGACCGTCCGTCTCGTCGGCGTCGTTCCCGACGGCGAATCGCGGACCGTCGCGGGACTGCTGACGGACCGCCTCGAGTCCGGCGATTCCCACTACGCGAACGGATCCTACGACGGCCCGCGCAACGGCGAGATCGTGCTCTCTCGCACCGCGGCCGACCGACTCGGCGCGTCCGACGGCGACGAACTGGCCGTCTCGAGGGGGCCGATGCGGTCGAACGAGACGGCGGTAACGGTGACGGTAGCGGCCGTGGGGGACGGCGGTGGCGGCGAGGGCGGTGAGGGTGGCGCTCCGGTCGCGCTCGCGCACGCGAGCGAACTCCAGTCGCTTTCCGGGGCCGCGGACGGCCAACTCGCCGATCGGGTGTTAGTCTGGGGCGAGACCGACGCCGCGCAGTCGGCCGCCACCGGCGCGTATCCCGACGCATCGGTCGAGGTCGCCGGGACCGCCGACCCCACCGCGCTGTTCGAGGACGGGCTGGCGTTCGCGACCAGCGTGATCGCGCTGATCGTCGGCGTGACGATCTGTGCCTCGTTCGTCGCGACGACCATGGGCATGACCGTCGACGAGGACCGACGGACGCTGGCCGTCCTCGAGTCGATTGGCGTCCCCACCCGCGGCCGACTTGCCGTCGTCGCGATCTCGACGGGGATCACCACGTTCGTCGGCTCGCTCGCGGGAATCGCCCTCGGCGCGGGGGGGATCATGGGCGTCAACGCGATCGCCAGCGCGACCATCGCGCCGGGGGCAGTCGCCCAGTTTCATCCGTTGTTCGTCCCGTACGCGATCGCCGTCGCCCTCCTCTCGGGACTGGTCGCCGTTCCCTACCCGCTCGCGGTGGCCGCGCGAACGTCCGTCCTCTCGGAGGTGGGTCGATGA